A section of the Candidatus Ozemobacteraceae bacterium genome encodes:
- a CDS encoding gamma carbonic anhydrase family protein, with product MLIRPFQNKFPRVHESAFVAETAAVIGDVEIGAGSSIWYGVVLRGDINSIRIGADTNIQDNAIVHVDDRRRGGDDGGTVIGDRVTVGHGAIIHACRIGDNCLIGMGAVVLSRAKIGENCIVAAGAVVKEGMVVPPNSLVAGMPAVVKATLTPEKIAGLAAHAVRYAELGNEFRRSS from the coding sequence ATGTTGATCAGACCGTTTCAAAACAAGTTTCCCCGCGTCCACGAATCTGCGTTCGTCGCCGAAACCGCGGCTGTCATCGGAGACGTCGAGATCGGCGCGGGATCGAGCATCTGGTACGGCGTCGTTCTGCGCGGCGATATCAACAGCATTCGGATCGGCGCCGACACGAACATTCAGGACAACGCCATCGTCCACGTCGACGACAGAAGACGGGGCGGTGACGACGGTGGAACGGTCATCGGAGACCGCGTCACGGTCGGACACGGCGCGATCATCCATGCCTGCCGCATCGGCGACAACTGTCTGATCGGGATGGGGGCCGTCGTCCTCAGCAGGGCAAAGATCGGCGAAAACTGCATCGTCGCGGCCGGCGCGGTGGTGAAAGAGGGGATGGTCGTTCCCCCGAACTCGCTTGTCGCCGGGATGCCCGCGGTGGTCAAGGCGACGCTGACGCCAGAAAAAATCGCGGGATTGGCCGCGCACGCCGTCAGATATGCGGAGCTGGGAAACGAGTTTCGCCGCTCGTCCTGA
- a CDS encoding tetratricopeptide repeat protein, producing the protein MIAPPARWLERCLISSRIFTRPVTGYHFFWTHSHPFLDRLEWRILRFRLDSATVLWYIISASVNAGTCRYSAWSISMEESERTSRGLIKFQQGVDLDAEGKTAEAIESYREAVQICPDMPQAYFNLGVDLAMQGQNDQAIRAWARAVWLNGNYRHELMTALDIDHEIRETEIMPCADAVPAQPAHATDDRTASRRLI; encoded by the coding sequence ATGATTGCTCCTCCTGCTCGATGGCTTGAACGATGTCTCATTTCCAGCCGAATTTTCACCCGTCCGGTCACCGGGTATCATTTTTTCTGGACTCATTCCCATCCATTTCTTGATCGCCTCGAATGGCGTATTTTACGCTTCAGACTTGATTCTGCGACCGTTTTGTGGTATATTATATCAGCTTCGGTTAACGCAGGGACATGCCGATACTCAGCATGGAGCATATCCATGGAAGAATCGGAACGAACATCTCGAGGGCTGATCAAGTTTCAGCAGGGCGTCGACCTCGATGCTGAGGGTAAAACCGCCGAAGCGATCGAGTCGTATCGCGAGGCGGTTCAGATATGTCCCGATATGCCGCAGGCGTATTTCAATCTTGGGGTTGATCTGGCGATGCAGGGACAAAACGATCAGGCGATCCGCGCCTGGGCAAGGGCCGTCTGGCTCAACGGGAATTATCGCCATGAACTGATGACCGCCCTCGACATCGACCACGAAATTCGTGAAACCGAGATCATGCCGTGCGCAGACGCCGTTCCGGCGCAACCTGCCCATGCAACGGATGACCGGACTGCTTCAAGGAGGCTCATATGA
- a CDS encoding tetratricopeptide repeat protein, translated as MDSLKLPLILLVLIAALTAFFFTQPKGQQQKPGRATADSRSPQKTEDLVRKAEAALDRNAFEEVVAILEPVSSNEDPAVQSLLGYAHAGLKNFDAAVSAFEKALEKKRDIRFGYALAYTLESMGAPERAATLYRDLTTAPLPKQLLLKVHQGLARCSLVVNDPKTALDSYKYIIQEDATKLEPFIGILKLMKAAGTSKGLDKIRERGDLLHSKNYSYCYWIGSVHFEAGEYDKALEMFRACVKLDQSNSSPYYYIYRILRKSGKTTEALQELERFHALNPNLPYIFFEAAIDAKAANRPDIAFKFLRTAFTMDRGLLGRDDQGTIAAVEKFVKTRGTAEEKAFLKPFLAFINSEFSDASRQMRTLLPSLKTPLLRADAERLIAEADVVLKRESAYNAYLAKANADRNAAIAALRHQLESRRTTASEDPGSRLDDIKRAALNNPRDAKLQYATALKLARAGDIPGAKLFLNETLRANPGISEAHYSLAKVLHFEGNHADAVAQLQQAIRIKPADSQSRSLLAAILLEDGETDKAEQEARSSLLNNPNNGEARLVLAQALAKSDRRENALEEIAIGLALETDPERRTRFVELQKSLREGR; from the coding sequence ATGGATTCGCTGAAACTTCCTTTGATCCTCCTGGTCCTCATCGCCGCGCTTACGGCGTTTTTTTTCACCCAACCCAAGGGCCAGCAGCAAAAACCGGGAAGAGCCACGGCCGACTCCCGGTCGCCGCAGAAAACCGAAGATCTCGTCAGAAAGGCGGAAGCGGCCCTGGACAGGAACGCTTTTGAAGAAGTCGTGGCGATTCTCGAACCGGTCTCCTCGAACGAAGATCCCGCCGTGCAGTCTCTGCTCGGGTATGCCCATGCCGGTCTGAAGAACTTCGACGCGGCCGTCTCGGCGTTCGAAAAGGCTCTCGAGAAAAAGCGCGACATCCGTTTTGGATACGCTCTCGCCTACACCCTCGAGTCGATGGGCGCTCCCGAACGCGCCGCAACGCTCTACAGGGACCTCACCACCGCGCCGCTTCCGAAACAGCTGTTGCTGAAAGTCCACCAGGGTCTCGCGCGCTGCTCGCTCGTCGTGAACGATCCGAAGACCGCCCTCGATTCTTACAAATACATCATTCAGGAAGACGCGACGAAGCTCGAGCCCTTTATCGGCATCCTGAAGCTGATGAAAGCCGCAGGAACATCAAAGGGGCTCGACAAAATTCGCGAACGCGGCGACCTGCTCCACTCCAAGAACTATAGCTATTGTTATTGGATCGGCTCCGTCCATTTCGAGGCGGGCGAGTATGACAAGGCGCTCGAGATGTTTCGCGCCTGCGTCAAACTCGATCAGAGCAATTCCTCACCGTATTATTACATCTATAGAATTCTCAGGAAGTCCGGCAAAACGACGGAAGCCCTGCAGGAGCTCGAACGGTTTCATGCCCTGAATCCCAATTTGCCGTATATCTTCTTCGAAGCAGCCATCGACGCAAAGGCGGCGAACCGCCCGGACATCGCCTTCAAGTTTCTGCGCACCGCCTTCACGATGGATCGGGGACTCCTCGGGCGCGACGATCAGGGAACAATCGCGGCCGTCGAAAAATTCGTGAAGACGCGAGGGACCGCCGAGGAGAAGGCGTTCCTCAAGCCCTTTCTCGCATTCATCAACAGCGAGTTTTCGGACGCTTCCCGGCAAATGCGGACGCTTCTCCCATCGCTCAAAACCCCCCTCCTGCGTGCCGACGCCGAACGGCTGATCGCCGAAGCGGACGTCGTTCTGAAGCGCGAATCCGCCTACAACGCCTATCTCGCGAAAGCCAACGCGGATCGCAACGCCGCGATCGCCGCCCTCCGGCACCAACTCGAGAGCAGGCGCACGACGGCGTCCGAAGATCCCGGCTCACGGCTCGACGATATCAAGCGGGCCGCCCTCAACAATCCCCGCGATGCGAAACTCCAGTATGCCACCGCGCTCAAGCTCGCCCGGGCCGGCGATATCCCTGGCGCGAAGCTGTTTCTCAACGAAACGCTCAGGGCCAATCCCGGGATCAGCGAAGCCCATTACTCGCTCGCCAAAGTTCTCCATTTCGAAGGGAACCACGCCGACGCCGTCGCCCAGCTGCAGCAGGCCATTCGCATCAAGCCCGCCGACAGCCAGTCCCGGTCCCTGCTCGCCGCGATTCTCCTCGAGGACGGCGAGACCGACAAGGCGGAACAGGAGGCCAGGTCGTCGCTTTTGAACAACCCGAACAACGGCGAGGCCCGCCTGGTGTTGGCACAAGCCCTCGCGAAATCCGACAGGCGGGAAAACGCCCTCGAGGAAATCGCCATCGGGCTCGCGCTTGAAACCGATCCGGAACGGCGAACACGCTTCGTCGAGCTTCAGAAGTCGCTCAGGGAAGGACGCTGA
- the coaD gene encoding pantetheine-phosphate adenylyltransferase: MRIAVYPGSFDPFTNGHLDILNRAAKVFDHVIVGVLVHPSKRCLFPPEQRVEMIGEVLKESENVRAIHFDGLLVDFCRQVGACAVIRGLRAVSDYEYELQIFSVNKQLAPDLETVFLMSSTQYSFLSSSIVKEVAKYGGDVSTMVPPAVETFLKRRFSAASVE; the protein is encoded by the coding sequence ATGCGCATAGCCGTTTACCCCGGAAGTTTCGACCCGTTTACGAACGGTCACCTCGACATTTTGAACCGCGCGGCGAAAGTGTTCGACCACGTGATCGTGGGCGTGCTGGTCCATCCCTCGAAACGCTGCCTTTTCCCCCCCGAACAGCGCGTGGAGATGATCGGCGAGGTGCTGAAGGAGAGCGAGAACGTTCGCGCCATCCACTTCGACGGCCTTCTCGTCGATTTCTGCCGCCAGGTTGGCGCATGCGCCGTCATCAGGGGCCTGCGTGCCGTTTCCGATTACGAATACGAACTCCAGATCTTTTCGGTCAACAAACAGCTCGCCCCCGACCTGGAAACGGTGTTCCTGATGTCGTCGACCCAGTATTCCTTCCTCAGTTCGAGTATCGTCAAGGAAGTCGCGAAGTATGGGGGCGATGTTTCGACGATGGTTCCGCCGGCGGTCGAAACCTTTCTGAAACGCCGTTTTTCGGCCGCATCCGTCGAGTGA
- a CDS encoding response regulator: MMKVLIADDEPMLREILRELVTMRGHEVILASDGKEALDLFKKETPDLVISDIIMPQMDGLKFLSEIRQLDQETLVVMTTGLGKEEFTLEALRLRANDFIKKPIEPSILFPLLDKYAGIVESRTRLSETLNYCVRRSSTMRIDNRMEMIPMVAQRLLMETCDAIPHDQRLGLKIALVELLANAVEHGNLNITCEEKQSAMEESLEGIDNLREERLRNDEFARRRVTIDFVMNSEACEWTITDEGLGFDFTTLPNPLDPENLAQPNGRGIFLARLSFEELEFLGKGNSVRVRKLLPRAPQKP; this comes from the coding sequence ATGATGAAAGTTCTGATTGCAGACGACGAACCGATGCTGCGGGAGATCCTGCGGGAACTGGTTACCATGCGGGGACACGAGGTTATTCTTGCCTCGGACGGCAAGGAAGCGCTCGACCTTTTCAAGAAAGAAACTCCCGACCTCGTCATCTCGGACATCATCATGCCCCAAATGGACGGGCTGAAATTTCTCTCCGAGATTCGCCAGCTCGATCAGGAGACCCTCGTCGTCATGACGACCGGCCTCGGCAAGGAAGAATTCACTCTCGAAGCCCTCCGTCTGCGGGCAAACGATTTCATCAAGAAGCCCATCGAGCCGAGCATCCTGTTTCCCCTGCTCGACAAGTATGCCGGCATCGTCGAATCGCGGACGCGCCTGAGCGAAACGCTCAACTACTGCGTGCGACGGTCGAGCACGATGCGGATTGACAACCGGATGGAAATGATTCCGATGGTCGCCCAGCGCCTCCTGATGGAGACTTGCGATGCGATCCCGCACGATCAGCGCCTCGGGCTCAAGATCGCCCTGGTCGAGTTGCTCGCGAACGCCGTCGAGCACGGCAACCTGAATATCACCTGCGAAGAAAAGCAGTCCGCGATGGAAGAAAGCCTCGAGGGGATCGACAACCTCCGGGAAGAACGATTGCGGAACGACGAGTTCGCGCGCCGGCGTGTGACGATCGATTTCGTCATGAACTCGGAAGCCTGCGAATGGACGATTACGGACGAAGGACTGGGCTTCGATTTCACGACCCTGCCGAACCCGCTCGATCCCGAAAACCTGGCTCAGCCGAACGGCCGCGGTATCTTCCTCGCCCGCCTCAGCTTCGAGGAACTGGAATTCCTGGGAAAAGGCAACTCGGTGCGGGTTCGGAAGCTTCTCCCCCGCGCGCCGCAGAAACCCTGA
- a CDS encoding shikimate kinase: protein MTIRPDLPLVLIGFMGAGKTTIGRCLAEALQRPFYDIDDEVVASTGRTIANIFAESGETAFREIEGAILASVAAIRPPAVIAAGGGIVLRRSNRDLLREKAVTVFVDPPFDSIWMRIEHERSHRPVADGKTREDLAHLHAQRADLYRECALLTVPARGTPVQIAENILFRLESLKKWTLAGIRGDEREILEIRRGKR, encoded by the coding sequence ATGACGATACGCCCGGATCTCCCCCTCGTTCTCATCGGCTTCATGGGCGCCGGAAAGACGACCATCGGGAGATGCCTTGCCGAAGCCCTTCAAAGGCCGTTCTACGATATCGATGACGAAGTGGTGGCCTCCACCGGGAGGACCATCGCGAATATCTTCGCAGAAAGCGGGGAAACGGCGTTTCGCGAAATCGAGGGAGCCATTCTCGCCTCCGTCGCTGCCATCCGTCCGCCTGCCGTAATCGCTGCGGGAGGAGGAATCGTCCTGCGAAGGTCGAACCGTGATCTCCTCCGCGAAAAGGCCGTCACGGTCTTCGTCGATCCCCCATTCGATTCTATATGGATGCGTATAGAACATGAGCGCTCCCACCGGCCGGTCGCGGACGGGAAGACCCGCGAGGATTTGGCGCATCTCCATGCGCAGCGCGCCGACCTGTACCGCGAATGCGCCTTGCTGACGGTCCCGGCGCGTGGGACGCCGGTCCAGATTGCCGAGAATATCCTTTTCCGACTCGAATCCCTGAAAAAATGGACGTTGGCAGGCATTCGCGGGGACGAACGCGAGATACTTGAAATCCGCCGTGGGAAAAGGTAA
- the gltX gene encoding glutamate--tRNA ligase, with protein sequence MTAPVRVRFAPSPTGHLHVGGARTALFNWLFARHNGGTFILRIEDTDAERSKDVYTQAILDGLRWLGIDWDEGPDKDGGHGPYFQTQRLHLYRAAVEQLLREGKVYHCFCSPEILSAMREEQMARKEDPKYDGRCSQLSREEVEKRIAAGEKFTLRLRVAAGENVAWNDLTKGELSFGSHLLDDLVVVKSDGFPTYNFAVVVDDSLMKITHVIRGEDHISNTPKQILLYKALGYPVPQFSHIPMILGSDRSRLSKRHGATSVIEYKDMGFEPEAFRNFLALLGWSPETGAEVLTQREMFDLFSLERVSSHGAIFNMEKLAWFNAEYIKKMDGATVLDRCRPWLEKLPGFPGEYDTARLEKMVGLYRERMKTFNEIEAQIGWFFAEPVEFDAKGMEKAAKIPDGKALLAELITRLEAQADFFEAPLEALIRGFAEEKGRKVGDIIHLCRLGLSGRTATPGLFESMTVLGKPSSMKRLNAFVARL encoded by the coding sequence ATGACCGCACCCGTCCGCGTCCGATTCGCCCCGTCGCCGACCGGCCACCTCCACGTCGGAGGCGCTCGCACCGCTCTCTTCAACTGGCTGTTCGCCCGTCACAACGGCGGCACGTTCATCCTGCGAATCGAAGACACCGATGCGGAGCGCTCGAAGGATGTCTATACCCAGGCGATCCTCGACGGTCTTCGCTGGCTGGGCATCGACTGGGACGAGGGACCAGACAAGGACGGCGGCCACGGCCCCTATTTCCAGACTCAGCGGCTCCATCTGTATCGCGCGGCCGTCGAACAACTCCTGCGCGAAGGAAAGGTGTACCACTGTTTCTGCTCGCCCGAGATCCTCTCGGCAATGCGCGAAGAACAGATGGCTCGCAAGGAGGACCCGAAATACGACGGCCGATGCTCGCAGCTTTCGCGTGAAGAGGTCGAGAAGCGCATCGCGGCAGGCGAAAAGTTTACCCTGCGGCTCCGCGTCGCCGCCGGCGAGAACGTCGCCTGGAACGACCTGACCAAAGGCGAGTTATCGTTCGGCTCGCATTTGCTCGACGACCTGGTTGTCGTGAAATCCGACGGTTTTCCGACCTACAACTTCGCCGTCGTCGTCGACGACTCGCTGATGAAGATTACTCACGTGATCCGCGGCGAGGATCACATCTCGAACACGCCCAAGCAGATCCTACTCTACAAGGCGCTCGGCTACCCGGTTCCCCAATTCTCCCACATCCCGATGATCCTCGGTTCCGACCGGTCGCGGCTCAGCAAACGGCACGGGGCGACCTCAGTCATCGAATACAAGGACATGGGCTTTGAGCCCGAGGCGTTCCGCAACTTCCTCGCCCTTCTCGGCTGGTCGCCCGAGACCGGGGCGGAAGTGCTGACGCAGCGTGAGATGTTTGATCTGTTCTCGCTCGAGCGGGTCAGTTCCCACGGCGCCATCTTCAACATGGAGAAGCTCGCCTGGTTCAACGCCGAATACATCAAGAAGATGGACGGCGCGACGGTGCTCGACCGCTGCCGGCCCTGGCTCGAAAAGCTCCCCGGTTTTCCCGGCGAATACGACACCGCGCGTCTCGAGAAGATGGTCGGCCTGTATCGCGAACGCATGAAAACCTTCAACGAGATCGAGGCACAGATCGGCTGGTTCTTCGCCGAGCCCGTCGAATTCGATGCGAAAGGCATGGAAAAGGCCGCCAAGATTCCCGATGGAAAGGCGCTGCTCGCCGAGTTGATCACGCGACTCGAAGCGCAGGCGGATTTTTTTGAAGCGCCGCTCGAGGCCCTCATTCGCGGCTTTGCAGAGGAAAAGGGACGTAAAGTCGGTGATATTATCCACCTCTGCAGGTTGGGTCTCAGCGGCCGGACGGCGACGCCCGGACTGTTCGAGAGCATGACCGTTCTCGGGAAGCCTTCGAGCATGAAGCGCCTGAACGCTTTCGTGGCGCGGCTCTGA
- a CDS encoding M23 family metallopeptidase: protein MRYDSVTKVGVLALLCLLPATLFAALEAPKQKTPAKRQAPAVSEIAPFFGNLDPVSSSRGLVQTFAIKSEKEPTPVESRWKDQPASTVALKSFNGSFLMPVSGEISSRFGRRAHPFRRVTHFHTGIDIRARRGTPIMAAAAGRIVYAGWKRGYGLMVEIEHGSGFRSVYAHCSKLQVRVGTMVQPGSPIGLVGSTGVTTGSHLHFEIMRGSVLLDPLSFFRRA, encoded by the coding sequence ATGCGTTACGATTCTGTCACCAAAGTGGGGGTGCTGGCCTTGTTGTGCCTGCTTCCCGCCACCCTCTTCGCGGCTCTCGAGGCTCCGAAGCAGAAAACCCCGGCGAAGCGGCAGGCGCCTGCCGTTTCCGAAATCGCTCCGTTCTTCGGCAATCTCGATCCGGTGTCATCCTCTCGCGGTCTCGTGCAGACCTTTGCGATCAAGTCCGAAAAGGAGCCGACCCCTGTCGAGTCCCGTTGGAAAGACCAGCCCGCCTCGACCGTGGCGCTCAAATCTTTCAATGGTTCCTTCCTGATGCCGGTATCCGGTGAGATCAGCTCGCGCTTCGGCCGCCGGGCGCATCCGTTCCGCCGGGTGACGCATTTCCACACCGGAATCGACATTCGCGCACGCCGCGGAACGCCGATCATGGCCGCCGCGGCTGGCCGCATCGTCTACGCCGGATGGAAGCGCGGTTACGGCCTGATGGTCGAGATCGAGCATGGAAGCGGGTTCAGGAGTGTCTATGCACACTGCTCGAAACTCCAGGTACGCGTCGGAACGATGGTCCAGCCTGGCTCTCCCATCGGACTCGTCGGATCGACGGGAGTCACAACCGGCTCGCACCTCCATTTTGAAATCATGCGCGGATCCGTTCTCCTTGATCCGTTGAGCTTCTTCCGCAGAGCGTAA
- the nifS gene encoding cysteine desulfurase NifS, with product MTTPARTVYVDNNATTSVAPEVFEAMIPFFKDLYGNASSMHIFGGQVARHLDEARGKVAALLNAQPEEIVFTSCGTESDNHAIRGVCEAHPEKRHIITTKVEHPAVLNVCRYMAKKGYRLTELPVDKQGNLDLDELAAAITPETAIVSIMAANNETGTLFPIDRIAEICAEKGVIFHTDAVQAAGKIPLDMKKMPVSLLSISGHKLHAPKGIGVLFIRRGTRISPFMLGGHQERNRRAGTENAPYIVGLGKACEIAMNAMFEENNRVRQLRDRLERGLFERIPYSHINGNPQWRLPNTTNIGFEFIEGEAILLHLSAAGIAASSGSACTSGSLEPSHVLMAMQVPFTYAHGSVRFSLSRFNTDADVDHVLNVLPDIVSKLRSMSPFYADKLKELGRREQAAQGPV from the coding sequence ATGACAACTCCCGCTCGAACCGTCTACGTCGACAACAACGCCACGACGAGCGTCGCCCCGGAAGTTTTCGAGGCGATGATCCCCTTTTTCAAGGATCTTTACGGAAACGCCAGCTCGATGCATATCTTCGGCGGCCAGGTGGCCCGACACCTCGACGAGGCCCGCGGAAAAGTCGCCGCGCTTCTCAACGCCCAGCCGGAAGAGATCGTTTTCACGTCCTGCGGCACCGAGTCGGACAACCACGCCATCCGCGGCGTTTGCGAGGCCCATCCGGAAAAGCGCCACATCATCACGACGAAGGTCGAGCATCCCGCCGTGCTGAACGTCTGTCGGTATATGGCGAAAAAAGGGTACCGCCTCACCGAACTTCCCGTCGACAAGCAGGGCAACCTCGACCTCGACGAGCTGGCCGCGGCGATCACTCCAGAAACGGCGATCGTCAGCATCATGGCCGCCAACAACGAAACCGGCACCCTGTTCCCGATCGACAGGATCGCCGAGATTTGCGCCGAGAAGGGCGTCATCTTCCACACCGACGCCGTCCAGGCGGCCGGAAAAATACCGCTCGATATGAAAAAGATGCCCGTGAGTCTGCTCTCGATATCGGGCCACAAGCTGCACGCGCCGAAGGGAATCGGCGTGCTGTTCATCCGGCGCGGCACACGTATTTCGCCGTTCATGCTCGGCGGCCACCAGGAACGGAACAGGCGTGCGGGAACCGAAAACGCCCCGTATATCGTCGGCCTGGGCAAAGCCTGCGAGATCGCCATGAACGCGATGTTCGAAGAGAACAATCGCGTCCGTCAGCTCCGCGACCGTCTCGAGAGAGGCTTGTTCGAGCGGATCCCCTACTCGCACATCAACGGAAATCCCCAGTGGCGTCTTCCCAACACGACCAACATCGGCTTCGAATTCATCGAGGGCGAAGCGATTCTGCTGCACCTGAGCGCCGCCGGCATCGCCGCCAGTTCGGGCTCGGCCTGCACCAGCGGCAGTCTCGAACCATCGCACGTCCTGATGGCGATGCAGGTGCCGTTCACGTATGCCCACGGCTCGGTTCGCTTTTCGCTTTCGCGGTTCAACACGGACGCCGATGTCGATCACGTGCTGAATGTACTGCCCGATATTGTATCGAAACTGCGATCGATGTCCCCGTTCTACGCCGACAAGCTCAAGGAACTGGGCAGGCGCGAACAGGCCGCGCAAGGGCCCGTCTGA
- a CDS encoding Maf family protein — protein MNARQKLPTLYLASQSPRRREILADLGIPFKLRTSPYHETTRDVVGLVPNEQAARLAGLKAVHAAAGLDEGIVIGADTIVVLDEHVLGKPRDRDDARRMLEMLSGRTHRVITGISLVDPKNDRTVTHAESTNVVFKQLREREITDYIDTPEPYDKAGAYAVQGLASLFVERIEGCYYNVVGFPVVAFGNLLKYIGIDIMDYVNRAETAS, from the coding sequence ATGAACGCCCGCCAAAAACTTCCGACCCTCTATCTCGCCTCCCAGTCGCCCCGCCGGCGCGAGATCCTTGCCGACCTGGGCATCCCGTTCAAGCTCAGGACGTCTCCGTATCACGAGACGACGAGGGACGTCGTCGGCCTTGTGCCGAACGAGCAGGCCGCGCGCCTCGCCGGCCTGAAGGCGGTCCACGCCGCCGCGGGCCTCGACGAAGGGATCGTGATCGGAGCCGACACGATCGTGGTGCTCGACGAGCACGTGCTCGGCAAGCCCCGCGATCGCGACGACGCCCGCCGCATGCTCGAGATGCTGTCCGGAAGAACGCACCGGGTCATCACGGGAATCTCCCTCGTAGACCCGAAAAACGATCGCACCGTGACGCACGCCGAATCGACCAACGTCGTGTTCAAACAGCTCCGTGAGCGCGAGATCACCGACTATATCGACACGCCCGAACCCTACGACAAGGCTGGCGCGTATGCGGTCCAGGGACTGGCGTCGCTGTTCGTCGAGCGCATCGAGGGCTGTTACTACAACGTCGTCGGATTCCCCGTCGTGGCGTTCGGAAACTTGTTGAAATATATCGGTATAGATATTATGGACTACGTGAACAGGGCGGAAACGGCATCATGA
- the mazG gene encoding nucleoside triphosphate pyrophosphohydrolase codes for MPRNSFLDEAPVQFRRLLEIMVRLRAPDGCAWDRKQDHASLRKYVLEEANEVAEAIDKGDPLHLCEELGDLAMMIAFHAQVAAEAGTFTMTEVMKGICEKLISRHPHVFATPDGEKLTPEQVVDIWGKLKTDEKARKARISSRMQEVEAFASPLKAAFHIQAEAATVGFDFPEARGAVDKIAEEAKELAGTLTEEDVDAAEDELGDLLFSIVNAARLLGVDPEEALRRSTGKFVRRFGRVEEIAEAEGGFKGKSISELDTWWNRVKELESKTRRPAR; via the coding sequence ATGCCACGGAACTCATTCCTTGACGAAGCGCCGGTTCAGTTCCGGCGGTTGCTCGAGATCATGGTCCGCCTCCGGGCCCCCGACGGCTGCGCCTGGGACCGGAAACAGGACCACGCAAGCCTCCGGAAATACGTTCTCGAAGAGGCGAACGAGGTTGCGGAGGCGATCGACAAGGGAGACCCGCTGCATCTCTGCGAAGAACTCGGAGACCTCGCGATGATGATCGCGTTCCATGCCCAGGTGGCCGCCGAAGCCGGTACCTTCACGATGACGGAAGTGATGAAGGGCATCTGCGAAAAACTCATCAGCCGTCACCCTCACGTGTTTGCAACGCCGGACGGCGAGAAACTGACGCCGGAACAGGTCGTCGACATCTGGGGAAAACTCAAGACCGACGAAAAGGCTCGAAAAGCCCGTATTTCATCCCGCATGCAGGAAGTCGAGGCGTTTGCCTCTCCCCTCAAGGCGGCGTTTCACATCCAGGCCGAAGCGGCGACGGTCGGATTCGATTTTCCCGAAGCGCGCGGCGCCGTCGACAAGATTGCGGAGGAAGCGAAGGAACTGGCCGGCACGCTCACCGAGGAAGATGTCGATGCCGCCGAGGACGAACTCGGTGATCTCCTCTTTTCGATCGTCAACGCCGCAAGGCTGCTTGGCGTTGATCCCGAAGAGGCGTTACGACGATCGACGGGCAAGTTCGTCCGCAGGTTCGGCCGCGTCGAGGAAATTGCCGAAGCCGAGGGCGGGTTCAAGGGAAAGTCGATTTCCGAACTGGATACGTGGTGGAACAGGGTGAAGGAGCTCGAAAGCAAAACACGGCGGCCGGCCCGTTGA
- the nifU gene encoding Fe-S cluster assembly protein NifU produces the protein MWNYTNSVIDHFTNPRNVGEIPDANAIGQVGSLACGDALKLYMKIDPANERILDAKFQTFGCASAIASASALTEMIKGKTVAEALAITNDDIAKFLGGLPEQKMHCSVMGKEALEAAVAHYRGEKTVEHEEEESQVICKCFWVTESKIRDVISENHLTTVEQVTNYTKAGGGCGGCLPDIRRILDEMVAARAPKPAVVAETGSAPKKLTNIQRMQLIANVIESEIAPHLRADGGGIELIDIDGMTVTVKLQGACAHCVSSTATLQFMVQDTLRRRVAPEIVVVQQE, from the coding sequence ATGTGGAATTACACCAACTCCGTCATTGATCATTTCACGAATCCGAGGAACGTCGGTGAAATCCCCGATGCCAACGCCATCGGACAGGTCGGGTCGCTCGCCTGCGGCGATGCCCTGAAACTCTATATGAAGATCGACCCTGCCAACGAACGGATTCTCGACGCGAAGTTCCAGACCTTCGGCTGCGCCAGCGCCATCGCGAGCGCTTCCGCTCTCACCGAGATGATCAAGGGGAAAACGGTCGCGGAAGCTCTCGCCATCACGAACGACGATATCGCAAAGTTCCTCGGCGGTCTTCCCGAGCAGAAGATGCATTGTTCCGTCATGGGTAAGGAGGCTCTCGAAGCGGCGGTCGCCCATTACCGGGGCGAAAAGACCGTCGAGCATGAGGAAGAGGAGTCGCAGGTCATCTGCAAATGCTTCTGGGTGACCGAAAGTAAAATCCGCGATGTCATCTCCGAAAATCACCTGACGACGGTCGAGCAGGTCACGAACTACACCAAGGCGGGCGGCGGCTGCGGCGGCTGTCTGCCCGACATCAGGCGCATCCTCGACGAGATGGTCGCGGCGAGAGCCCCCAAACCGGCCGTCGTCGCCGAAACCGGGTCGGCTCCGAAGAAACTCACGAACATCCAGCGCATGCAGTTGATCGCGAACGTGATCGAAAGCGAGATCGCCCCGCATTTGCGCGCCGACGGCGGCGGCATCGAACTGATCGACATCGACGGCATGACCGTCACCGTCAAGCTCCAGGGGGCCTGCGCCCACTGCGTCAGCTCGACCGCCACGCTGCAGTTCATGGTCCAGGACACGCTCCGCCGCCGGGTCGCACCGGAGATCGTCGTCGTCCAGCAGGAATAA